One window from the genome of Myxococcales bacterium encodes:
- a CDS encoding SpoIIE family protein phosphatase, giving the protein MEMLAFVAGPELGRQVRLTGDSYTLGRRTDCEIFIPDMRVSRHHARVFRDGASWFVEDLGSNNGTFLNNVRLASRRELGGGALLRVGQHVLEFRVRTVQPAPGPRTLVGERADAEITTGMTTPSSLMGYFSNVPNLERRMRVLTALLEASAHTADLASLWQTLGEQLALMWPDSVHVAIMVREADEALQIKFQRNLGTTELVLPSHLPGYLATNPQAVLLTDSGLGRSPAGYAIAAPLRVTVAGDAPAHASVGIIYIEAPSPHFRDVDVELLQSISAHASLAMSALRMQHDLGRQKRMELDLAMARQIQRSLLPKSPPHVVGLEFAVHYEPAYQVGGDFYDFIWLDETTLAFMVGDVAGKAVAAAIYMARLTSEIRSRAGIARSPARLVARVNKEMFALGEDGMFATLLYGTYDLTTRTMVFTNAGHCLPLLKRGDRVFSLESERAQVPPLGVMPDPEVGEARVTLELGDMIFLVTDGILEAENEPGSYYGLRRLVRRIASARGNVEDVAKAVLQDMDSFTRQRAARDDVTLLGMSVGDRRARRQTDTLPGLVQGSAGDDIAPSDQK; this is encoded by the coding sequence GTGGAGATGCTCGCCTTTGTCGCAGGTCCGGAACTCGGACGGCAGGTGCGTCTCACCGGCGACTCCTACACGCTTGGGCGGCGCACCGACTGCGAAATCTTTATTCCGGATATGCGGGTGTCGCGCCACCACGCGCGCGTGTTTCGCGACGGGGCGTCGTGGTTTGTCGAAGACCTCGGGTCAAACAATGGGACGTTTCTCAACAACGTGAGGCTCGCGTCACGACGCGAACTCGGCGGTGGCGCCTTGCTGCGGGTCGGCCAGCATGTGCTGGAGTTTCGCGTGCGCACGGTGCAGCCAGCCCCAGGGCCACGCACGTTGGTTGGCGAGCGCGCCGACGCCGAGATCACGACCGGCATGACCACCCCCAGCTCGCTGATGGGGTATTTCTCAAATGTCCCCAATCTCGAGCGGCGCATGCGCGTGCTGACGGCGTTGCTCGAGGCCTCGGCGCATACCGCCGATCTGGCGAGCCTTTGGCAAACCCTGGGCGAGCAGCTCGCCTTGATGTGGCCCGATTCCGTGCACGTTGCGATCATGGTCCGCGAGGCCGACGAGGCGCTGCAAATAAAGTTTCAGCGCAACCTCGGGACGACGGAGCTGGTGCTGCCCAGCCACTTGCCGGGCTATCTCGCGACCAATCCGCAGGCGGTGCTCCTCACCGATAGCGGCCTCGGCCGTTCGCCGGCCGGCTATGCCATCGCGGCGCCGTTGCGCGTCACCGTCGCCGGCGATGCGCCCGCGCACGCCTCGGTCGGCATTATCTATATAGAGGCACCCTCGCCTCACTTTCGCGACGTCGATGTCGAATTGCTCCAAAGCATCAGCGCGCATGCCTCGTTGGCGATGAGCGCCTTGCGCATGCAACACGATCTTGGGCGGCAAAAGCGCATGGAGCTCGACCTCGCCATGGCGCGCCAGATTCAACGCTCGCTGCTGCCCAAGTCGCCGCCGCACGTGGTGGGCCTAGAGTTCGCGGTGCATTACGAGCCTGCCTATCAGGTCGGGGGCGATTTTTACGATTTCATCTGGCTCGACGAGACGACGCTGGCGTTCATGGTCGGCGACGTCGCCGGCAAGGCGGTCGCCGCCGCGATCTATATGGCGCGCCTCACCTCCGAGATCCGCTCGCGCGCCGGCATTGCGCGCTCGCCGGCGCGGCTCGTGGCGCGGGTCAACAAAGAGATGTTTGCGCTCGGCGAGGACGGCATGTTCGCGACGCTGCTCTATGGCACCTATGATTTGACCACGCGAACGATGGTGTTTACCAACGCTGGCCACTGTCTGCCGTTGCTCAAGCGCGGCGATCGCGTGTTTTCGCTCGAGAGCGAGCGGGCGCAGGTGCCGCCGCTGGGCGTGATGCCTGACCCGGAAGTTGGCGAGGCGCGGGTAACGCTTGAGCTTGGCGACATGATTTTCTTGGTCACCGACGGCATCTTAGAAGCGGAGAACGAGCCGGGCAGCTACTACGGCCTGCGCCGGCTCGTGCGCCGCATTGCCTCAGCGCGAGGGAACGTCGAAGACGTCGCGAAGGCGGTGTTGCAGGATATGGATAGCTTTACCCGCCAGCGCGCCGCGCGCGATGACGTGACGCTGCTGGGCATGTCGGTCGGCGACCGCCGCGCCCGGCGGCAAACCGATACCCTGCCCGGCCTGGTGCAAGGCTCGGCGGGCGATGACATCGCGCCAAGCGATCAAAAATGA
- a CDS encoding aldehyde dehydrogenase family protein: MLTSKNPAADGAVVFSAPWNAEATGAACEAAAAAQPAWAALSRGQRFTKLMAFREAIAAMQADLVDAIVLETGKLRVEAKQEVAALLGRFDLSKAAIDQDLKEGAVAPGEALRYQPLGVVGVIGPYNFPLHLCHAYAVPALLAGNAVVIKPSDITPLAGQRYAQAAQAANLPPGVLNVVLGGAAVGEALIANPLVHGLYFTGSSHVGLKINAAAAARPELLVALEMGGKNVSIVFDDASLRQAVHEILIGGYLSAGQRCTCTDRVLVQKHIAPKFIDALAHAARLLPFGHPDDAKAFAGPLATFGARDKVVAATDRAVRAGAEAVVKGEVRPGGAYLTASVHRLPDGVHHVAGYTDIEVFGPDLCVETFVDEDEVVQVLNASPYGFANAVFSDDAGRIGRLAARARAGIWNSNRSTNLASPRLPFGGVGKSGNYRPGGAFAHRSAVSAVAMLTQTSGSLVPNAQLVALLPAPDLDALADKHDREERSELARSLVDAPRPSGLRRPAGGHLPTSAAWIERLYAGDRIAKEKKLPVFDHLRSSGPWFVSVDDEPLSILDSMSQTATVCGGFSEDLVVKAFVEGEFRDTVMSTRDTTAPDCHETEAFAETLRQLVSGVPHVTFVASGAEANEKAMLLCKLNCTRPLANRVLAFEGGFHGRTLLSLHATHSPSKRAPFELAGYELGFMPFPVWNHPGVEPAAPSGFYAACASGDAAELERFAADDDALLAQDARSLLATHQQLATGNYFCVIIEPMQSEGGDRYATERFYRALRLLTRFHDTFLVFDEVQVGFGLGGPFAWHSMFRLLTSRGQPDYPDAVTFAKRAQVGVVMSRFDDPEPVPTHGASLVRGRLHAEMMSTGHAAARIEALVRPKLADIAAAFPHLVQYPRATGYALAFDVPTPALLEAFLAQRFWRGAIAFAAGTKTVRYRLSETFYAREIDLLFDAIRRSLAWLDAHPGKKAPEWDDFPAPATAAADNDVELRYRDITGSEAMDLLPAILDIEYQVYEPARRTPPAEIRAALQDAEGSAIICEAKSASGTWQLVGFAIGAPLEHSADVEGPSEDVMLGKQNTMYSASITVAPRYQNAGVGRKLKELQLRAAKSCRRADGTLRYAYVTGRNRVGRTAQMTHLNRVFGAHVVNVLNGQYADPEGQAIYYRIPLGAFAPDRGLAPKATAAPSAEHVAIDIGNGLIDPFAHPTASLVAAERAGALYGPTVNKLTVLNYVTPGIVRAIEWLGAIVPEMQHLYLTSSRDESFDKSLRLLRCTRKKANLAIGLEGGYVGHTIASTRSLSDPSLHHGGPGHFRWPRVPHPQTVGAKAALAALRATIAEHGADDIIGFYYELVQERTGWVLPPEYLEGLAVLAREVGVPMVAVETTTALYRSGQGAFLSPSSGLMPDVMLWWSGGQTGYVHCTPKWFVSTPMALVSTWDGDELSLIRHYHQLRAARTIDVAAGVVALDRALGALEGRYAHHGAGLYRTIAAGADAGKVVEAFARRGLHTRRYPNGTVVIAPKLDEAMAAASRLAGAVAEELR; the protein is encoded by the coding sequence ATGCTGACATCTAAGAACCCCGCGGCCGATGGCGCCGTGGTGTTTTCCGCGCCGTGGAATGCCGAGGCGACGGGGGCCGCGTGTGAGGCCGCCGCGGCCGCGCAGCCGGCATGGGCGGCGCTTTCGCGCGGCCAACGGTTTACCAAGCTGATGGCCTTTCGCGAGGCGATTGCGGCGATGCAGGCCGACCTCGTCGACGCCATCGTGCTGGAAACCGGCAAGCTGCGCGTCGAGGCGAAACAGGAAGTCGCCGCGCTGCTCGGCCGTTTCGATCTCAGCAAAGCCGCCATCGATCAAGATCTCAAAGAGGGCGCGGTCGCGCCGGGCGAGGCCTTGCGTTATCAGCCCCTCGGTGTGGTCGGCGTCATCGGCCCTTACAACTTCCCGTTGCACCTCTGTCACGCCTACGCGGTGCCCGCGCTGCTCGCCGGCAATGCGGTTGTCATTAAACCGTCTGACATCACGCCGCTCGCCGGGCAGCGTTATGCGCAGGCGGCGCAGGCGGCCAACTTGCCACCGGGCGTGCTCAACGTCGTCCTTGGCGGCGCCGCCGTCGGCGAGGCGCTCATCGCCAACCCGTTGGTGCACGGCCTCTATTTTACCGGCTCGTCGCACGTGGGCCTAAAGATCAACGCGGCCGCCGCGGCGCGGCCCGAGCTGCTGGTCGCGCTCGAGATGGGCGGCAAGAACGTCTCGATCGTGTTTGACGACGCCTCGTTGCGGCAAGCGGTGCACGAGATTCTGATCGGCGGCTATCTGTCGGCGGGGCAGCGTTGCACCTGCACCGACCGCGTGTTGGTGCAAAAGCACATCGCGCCGAAGTTCATCGACGCGCTGGCGCATGCGGCGCGCCTCTTGCCATTTGGTCATCCCGATGACGCGAAGGCGTTTGCGGGCCCGCTGGCCACGTTTGGCGCGCGCGACAAAGTGGTCGCGGCCACTGACCGCGCGGTTCGCGCCGGTGCCGAAGCGGTCGTCAAGGGCGAGGTGCGGCCTGGCGGCGCCTACCTCACCGCCTCGGTGCACCGGCTGCCCGACGGCGTCCATCACGTCGCGGGCTATACCGATATCGAGGTGTTCGGCCCCGACCTCTGCGTCGAGACGTTTGTCGACGAAGACGAGGTCGTGCAGGTGCTGAACGCCAGCCCGTACGGCTTTGCCAACGCGGTCTTCTCTGACGACGCGGGGCGCATCGGCCGCCTCGCGGCGCGCGCGCGAGCGGGCATTTGGAACAGCAATCGATCGACAAATCTCGCCAGCCCACGCCTGCCGTTTGGCGGCGTTGGCAAGAGCGGCAATTACCGACCAGGCGGCGCGTTTGCGCATCGCAGCGCGGTGAGCGCCGTGGCCATGCTGACGCAGACCTCGGGCAGCCTGGTGCCGAATGCGCAGTTGGTCGCGCTGTTGCCCGCGCCGGATCTCGACGCGCTGGCCGACAAGCACGACCGCGAAGAGCGCAGCGAGCTGGCGCGATCGCTGGTCGACGCGCCGCGGCCGTCGGGGCTGCGTCGCCCAGCTGGCGGCCACCTGCCAACGTCCGCGGCATGGATCGAACGGCTCTACGCCGGCGACCGCATCGCCAAAGAAAAGAAGCTGCCGGTCTTTGACCACCTGCGTTCGTCGGGACCGTGGTTTGTCTCTGTCGACGACGAGCCGCTTTCCATCCTCGATAGCATGTCGCAGACCGCAACCGTTTGCGGCGGTTTTTCGGAAGACCTTGTGGTCAAGGCCTTCGTCGAGGGCGAGTTTCGCGACACGGTGATGTCGACGCGCGACACCACCGCCCCTGATTGCCACGAGACCGAGGCCTTTGCCGAGACGTTGAGGCAGCTAGTCTCGGGCGTGCCGCACGTAACGTTTGTCGCGTCGGGCGCCGAGGCCAACGAGAAGGCGATGTTGCTGTGCAAGCTCAACTGCACGCGGCCCCTCGCAAATCGCGTGCTCGCGTTCGAAGGTGGCTTTCACGGCCGCACGCTGCTGTCGCTGCATGCGACGCATAGCCCGAGCAAGCGTGCGCCGTTTGAGCTCGCCGGCTATGAGCTTGGGTTCATGCCGTTTCCGGTGTGGAATCATCCCGGCGTCGAGCCCGCCGCGCCCTCGGGGTTTTATGCGGCTTGCGCCTCGGGCGATGCCGCGGAACTCGAGCGCTTTGCCGCGGATGACGATGCGCTGCTGGCGCAAGATGCCCGATCGCTGCTGGCGACCCATCAGCAACTCGCGACGGGAAATTACTTCTGCGTGATCATCGAGCCGATGCAATCAGAAGGCGGCGATCGCTATGCGACCGAGCGTTTCTATCGCGCGCTGCGCTTGCTTACACGCTTTCACGACACGTTCTTGGTCTTCGACGAGGTGCAAGTTGGCTTTGGCCTGGGCGGGCCATTTGCGTGGCACTCCATGTTTCGCCTGCTCACCAGCCGCGGCCAACCTGACTATCCCGATGCCGTGACGTTTGCCAAGCGCGCGCAGGTTGGCGTCGTGATGAGCCGCTTTGACGACCCCGAGCCGGTGCCGACGCACGGCGCGTCGTTGGTGCGCGGGCGCCTGCACGCCGAGATGATGTCGACGGGCCACGCGGCGGCGCGCATCGAGGCGTTGGTGCGCCCCAAGCTCGCTGATATCGCGGCCGCCTTTCCGCACCTAGTGCAATACCCGCGCGCGACCGGCTATGCGCTGGCGTTTGATGTGCCAACGCCGGCGTTGCTCGAGGCCTTCCTCGCGCAGCGGTTCTGGCGCGGCGCCATCGCCTTTGCCGCTGGCACCAAGACCGTGCGGTACCGCTTGTCCGAGACGTTTTACGCGCGCGAAATTGATTTGCTGTTTGACGCCATTCGCCGCTCGCTGGCGTGGCTCGATGCGCATCCGGGCAAGAAGGCGCCTGAGTGGGACGACTTTCCGGCGCCGGCAACGGCGGCGGCTGACAACGACGTCGAGCTGCGCTACCGCGACATCACGGGCAGCGAGGCGATGGACCTCTTGCCGGCGATCTTGGATATCGAGTATCAAGTTTATGAGCCAGCGCGGCGCACGCCGCCGGCCGAGATTCGCGCCGCCTTGCAAGACGCAGAGGGGTCGGCAATCATCTGCGAAGCCAAGAGCGCCAGCGGCACGTGGCAGCTCGTCGGTTTTGCCATCGGCGCGCCGCTAGAGCATTCGGCAGATGTCGAAGGCCCGAGCGAAGACGTCATGCTCGGCAAGCAAAACACGATGTACTCCGCGTCCATCACCGTCGCGCCGCGCTATCAAAACGCCGGCGTCGGCCGCAAGCTCAAAGAATTGCAGCTCCGCGCCGCGAAGTCGTGTCGCCGCGCCGACGGCACCTTGCGCTACGCCTACGTCACGGGGCGCAATCGCGTCGGCCGTACCGCGCAGATGACGCATCTCAATCGCGTCTTTGGCGCGCATGTCGTCAACGTGCTCAATGGTCAATACGCCGATCCAGAAGGGCAAGCCATTTACTATCGCATCCCGCTCGGCGCGTTTGCGCCCGATCGCGGGTTAGCGCCAAAGGCGACGGCAGCGCCTTCGGCCGAACACGTCGCGATCGACATCGGCAACGGCCTGATCGATCCATTTGCGCACCCGACGGCGAGCCTGGTCGCGGCGGAGCGCGCGGGCGCGCTGTATGGCCCGACGGTTAACAAGTTGACGGTGCTCAACTACGTCACGCCGGGCATCGTGCGCGCGATCGAGTGGTTGGGCGCCATCGTGCCCGAGATGCAGCATCTGTATCTCACATCGAGCCGCGACGAAAGCTTTGACAAATCGCTGCGCTTGCTGCGCTGCACCCGCAAGAAGGCCAATCTCGCGATCGGACTCGAGGGCGGCTACGTCGGCCATACCATCGCTTCGACGCGCTCGCTGTCGGATCCGTCGCTGCACCATGGCGGCCCCGGCCACTTTCGCTGGCCCCGCGTGCCGCATCCTCAGACCGTCGGCGCCAAGGCGGCGCTCGCGGCGTTGCGCGCCACCATTGCCGAGCATGGCGCCGATGACATTATCGGGTTTTACTATGAACTGGTGCAGGAGCGCACCGGGTGGGTGCTGCCACCAGAATACCTCGAAGGCCTCGCGGTGCTTGCGCGTGAGGTTGGCGTGCCAATGGTGGCCGTCGAGACGACGACTGCGCTCTATCGCAGCGGGCAGGGCGCGTTTCTCAGCCCCAGTTCGGGCCTGATGCCCGACGTCATGTTGTGGTGGTCGGGCGGCCAGACGGGCTATGTCCACTGTACGCCGAAGTGGTTCGTATCGACGCCGATGGCGTTGGTGTCGACGTGGGATGGCGATGAGCTCTCGCTAATTCGCCACTATCATCAACTGCGCGCGGCGCGCACGATCGATGTCGCGGCTGGCGTGGTTGCGCTGGATCGCGCGCTCGGCGCGCTCGAGGGACGCTATGCCCACCACGGCGCGGGCCTATACCGCACGATTGCGGCCGGCGCCGATGCCGGCAAAGTCGTGGAGGCCTTCGCAAGGCGCGGCTTGCACACGCGCCGCTACCCAAATGGCACAGTCGTTATTGCGCCCAAGCTCGATGAAGCCATGGCGGCCGCGTCGCGCCTGGCTGGCGCCGTCGCCGAGGAGCTGCGCTAG
- the rpmG gene encoding 50S ribosomal protein L33, with the protein MAKKGKSGRELIRLVSTADTGFFYVTSKNRKRTPDKLVLKKYDPVARKHCEFKESKI; encoded by the coding sequence ATGGCGAAAAAAGGCAAATCAGGTCGCGAACTCATTCGGTTGGTTTCAACTGCCGATACGGGGTTCTTTTATGTCACCTCTAAGAATCGCAAGCGGACGCCCGATAAGCTCGTCTTGAAAAAGTACGACCCCGTCGCGCGCAAGCACTGCGAATTTAAAGAATCCAAGATCTAA
- a CDS encoding aminotransferase class III-fold pyridoxal phosphate-dependent enzyme yields MSPDPYFYTWTAQRHAKPQHMTGGRGAHFTTSDGQAWLDLGALSYQANAGHGHPGITAAIIKQAGELCLVAPSTEFAAKRQLAEKLLALAGPSYSKVFLRSAAPRPTRTRSRSRASLRDGINLFRAIAAITAPPQARSRLPAIGDASRPSPGCLA; encoded by the coding sequence ATGAGCCCAGATCCCTATTTCTACACGTGGACGGCGCAACGCCACGCCAAGCCGCAGCACATGACCGGCGGACGCGGCGCGCACTTTACGACCAGCGACGGCCAAGCGTGGCTCGACCTCGGCGCGCTGTCGTATCAAGCCAATGCAGGCCATGGCCACCCCGGCATCACGGCCGCCATTATTAAGCAGGCCGGCGAGCTGTGCCTGGTCGCTCCGTCCACCGAGTTTGCCGCCAAGCGCCAGCTCGCGGAAAAACTGCTGGCGCTGGCAGGACCGAGTTACAGCAAGGTGTTTTTGCGCTCGGCGGCGCCGAGGCCAACGAGAACGCGCTCAAGATCGCGCGCCAGTTTACGGGACGGCATAAATTTATTTCGCGCTATCGCAGCTATCACGGCGCCACCGCAGGCGCGATCGCGCTTACCGGCGATTGGCGACGCATCGCGGCCGAGCCCGGGATGCCTGGCGTGA
- the rpmB gene encoding 50S ribosomal protein L28 encodes MSRICQVTGKSPLVGNNVSHSNRHTKKRSEINLISKRLWFAEEKRWLSLRLSARALRTINKNGLASVVADMRRNGLKI; translated from the coding sequence ATGTCACGTATTTGTCAAGTAACCGGAAAATCGCCGCTCGTCGGCAACAACGTCAGCCACTCCAACCGCCACACCAAAAAGCGCTCGGAGATTAACCTCATCAGCAAGCGCCTGTGGTTTGCCGAGGAAAAGCGATGGCTCTCGCTGCGCCTTTCGGCCCGCGCCCTGCGCACCATTAACAAAAATGGTCTCGCCTCGGTGGTTGCCGACATGCGTCGCAACGGCCTGAAGATCTAG